A stretch of DNA from Lotus japonicus ecotype B-129 chromosome 4, LjGifu_v1.2:
ATGAGtgtacacacacacacatataaacCGGATTGCATGTTACATTTACTAACTGGATGCAAAAAGGGACGAATTTTGATACCTGAATAGCTTGAACAACCATGGTTTGGGCTTTTCTTCTAGAACTTTCAACGATATCAGCTATATGACTTTGAGATATAGATTCCTGGTTGTGGCAAGCAGAACAATTTGAAGAGCTAGCCTGACCACCATCATCAAAATTAGCCATGGGCTTTAATGACAACAGTGAAGAGCTTACTTGATATGTGTTGCGTTGCCTCAAGCAAAACAAGGCAGAAGAAACCTGCAGGAGTGCAATCAATGTATGCAATTGTAAATAATGGGAATCACAAAATTAAATATAGACAATATGGATTAAGTCTTCTGAGTGGTTCATGAAAATTCATGCCTGTTCATTCGCTTCCGTTAATTGCTTTAGCACTGAAGCATAATTCCTCTTAAAAGGTTCTGAATCTCTTAATGACTTGTCTCCATATTGCGGATCTTCTGATACCCCTTCATTCATATGCTTCAGTTCAGACAACACAAGTTCCTAAAAGTTCAAAATTAACAGCTCAAAACGACTTCAGAAAAGAGATATTTGAAGACCGTTAGGTTTCTTTGAAGaaactaataaataaatatgcCACCAAACCCCACTTATTCACTATTCAATTACTATTTCCTTCATTTCTCCCAGTATACGCCACCCACCCACCCACccattctttctttttattttggtccctaacaaagacattttcttattattaaaaaaagaacAATGGAAAAAACTGAGATGATTTAGGCAGTACCTTCTTGTCTAGAGCACGAGTCAACTCTGAAATAGCTAATATGTCCGCTTCTTTTGAATGGACGTGTTCAAGATGAGAGGGTTGAGGAATTGATTCTAGTTGGGCATTACCGATCTCACAGCACGCAGCTTTCGCTAGTGATTTGCAGCTTGAAGAAAACCCctaaaaaagaaagggaaaaaaggaCAATTAGAGATTAAATTTgcacaaaaaaaattgtaggaCCAAAATCACATTTTTCTAAATTAAAGGAACTGAAAGCGCTATTAAgccttctgttttttttttaaattggccCCCATATTATGGTGTTTTTGACATACAGCTCTGCTACTGATCAAGTGATCTTCTTTTCATATCAGTAAATACTGAAACTGACTTATGTATTTTACACCTTGAAGAATTTGAAACAATCAAATCATCACCATGGAACTGAATctaaattcaatctcaaaataAATGAGTACCTGTTTTGATAAAGTACTGCTTCCATGCATAGAGTAGAAACCTTTACTGGTGTCTGTGTTCTCCCTAGGGGGAAATTTTCTGTGCTCAGGAATCTTTCTTTGTTTTACTTTACCATTACGCTCTAGCTCATTAAGATTCTCATTTATTCTAGCAGGAGAGATGCCATGTCTTATCAGAGATGTGGGCATATTTTCAGATGGATACAAAGGCATGCAGTCAATATCCTGCGATATGAAAATATTTGCATCACATTATGCTATTACTTTGGAGTAAACTATGAATTAATCATACTATCTGAGGACATTAAAGGCAAAACAGGATGCAAAGTAAGATGAGAAGAGCAACACAGATATTCAATACCAAATAAACTGCGTTCCCTCAACCCAGAATTAGATTCTATTTAACCAATTAGATTGTAATGATTGTACAATGATCCTAAGCCAAGAAAAACCAATtatgttttttaaaataaggaagtgttttttaattaaaaaaatgttttaagaAATTTTATAAGAATTACATAAGTTATATTTATGGGATCGTTTTGTTATCATTGTACTATAAGATAAGATGATCAAGAACAGGAATTTTAATAAGTTTGATCATAAAAAATCACAATCAACTTCTTCATGCTTGTAATAAAGCTTGCGTCATCATATGCAATCAACTTCACATCTTGGCAAATTACAAAATATATGTTGTAAGTAGTTCGTTTGATGTATGATTGGGTTTTtcataataatagtaataaagACAGCCCAATGCACAAAGCTCCTGCCACTgtcaaaagagaagaaaacatacCATGACAAATTCAACCCCAAGTTCAGGCTGGTCAAACTGAACTCGGCACCTTCGATGGTCTACAGTCAAAATACTTCCATCATGAATCTCTCTTGTCTTGGGATGAACAGCAACAATACGTTGCCCTACGATTAATGGCTGAGCCAGATCAGGAGGAAGGACTTCCTTGGTACCAGCAAAAAATTCAGCATAATGTGATCTGACAGATTCCCGGTATTGATTAAGtttatgtttttcttccttCAAAAATTGCCTTGAAAATCTCCGTGGTCTACCAAGAGAACTGCATAAGAGTAGCATATAGATGGAGTACTTTGTCAAGAACCAACTCAACCTAAAAGCTTTAGTTTTTAGGTGAAGGCACGTGAATGGCTCCTCACGAATCTTACGGATGTGGTATGCAAAGACTAAATTCATGACCACTAGATTATAAAGGCTCTAGTACCATGTCAATGACCAACTCAATCCAAAAGCTTAAGCCATTATCAAGTGGAGGGACATGAGTTCTAAATCCCTAAGAGACTATATGAAGAATGTGATGATTGTGTAGGCTGAAATAAACATATAAGTATTTCAATCAAATACCTTCTAATGACTCCCCATTCAATACGAGTCAATCTGGGAACATGACCCAATCCAACATGGTCTAAGTACTCCACAAACTCTCTCTTTGAAAACCATGGGTAATCAATAGCACTATAAAACCACTCAAAAGTGCACCATCGCCGCATTTGATACGAAGACAAGCAATTAATAAGCTTTCCCTGTGAtaacaaaaaataatcataTATTTCCTTATATGAGATTAAAAGTTCAGTTAATGTCATTGAGCACAGATGAAAATAACTGACCGTCTGACTATAAGAATTATTCTGCAGCGAAGCAATGAAATTATTTTGTTGACTTGACTGTACCATTTGTTTTGGTTTTATCATCTTTCTTATAGGCCTTACTCTGTTGACTTGACTGACTTGGTAAGTAGATGAGACCTTTATTGGAGAAAAAGATGAACCATCCCTTTCCCCTTTGTCACTAGCACTTGAAGACATATTTTTGGGTGGTTTCATTTGTCTAGAATGCGCTGTAGAGACAGATGATCGCTTGCCTTTAACCACAAACTTTTTCACCTCATCAGTAACCTATAATGAAGAAGATAATATTCGGGATAATGTAAGTAGGAACATGAAAATATATACGAAAACGTCAAGTGCAATGGGTGCCAGATACATTTGACAAAGCAAGGAGGCTCAATAAATTTATGTAAAGTGAAGTAAAGATAAGAGTTcttaaagaaaaagtaagaaaaggGACTATCACTGATTGACTGCACCTCAGACCAGAAGTTCCCACACTGCTCTATCCATTTTATGCTATTTTGATGCAGATTGGGCCTCTGATCCCAAATGATAGAGGTGCACATCTGGTGCCTGCTTATTTCTAGGACTGAATTTGATCTTTTGGTGGTCAGGAAAACAAATTGTAGATGTGTGGTCCTCAGAATGCTGTAGTTAGGAAGCTACAACAACTGAAATTCTATAGGTGCAAACACTTCTGGCAGAAATGCATGTGCCCACTTCACAACCTTTTGTGGTCTATGACAACCTTAACACGGTATCACTATGCCCCAAAATGCTCTTACATGCACTCACACAAAACACATGGAGGTTATTTTGTAAGAGAAAATTTCTAAGCAAATCCCTCAAGGTGCAATACCTCCCAGCATCCTTCAGGTGGCTGAAGTTCTAACAAAGGCCCTATCTCCTCCACGGTTACTACTTACTAGAGGTAAGTGACAAGCTCAATGTTATTCATCCACTTTCCGTGATCCCTCCATGAGTGTGAGCGGGACGGAATATGGCATAAAAGACTGTTATGTCAATAACTGAATTGTAACAAACTCTAGATTGGTTAGCTGTTAGCTAAGCTAGCTTAAAACTAACTATTCAGTTAGAACTCCTGGTTGCAGTTAGAGCAACCATCATCAGTTGCATTCACGACTCTATAAATGCATATGCATGAACATAGAAGTATTCAGCAATCAAATTACATTCTCATTCACAAAATCTGCAATGTTCTGTTTCTTTTCAGAAAAAACAATGCATCTCATAGGCCACAGTATATAATAGTAAATAGTTAGCTTTTTTAAATCAAGGATGCAACATTGAGTCTTAAACATCTTCTTCTGACATAGTAGAGGAAGAACCAAAGTTCATATAagacaacataaaatcaaacatctggaaatgagtttttttatgCACTCCATTATTAAGTCCAAAAACAATTAATTGAAAAGATATTTAGGCATCAATGTGAACATTAGCATACTTGCACTAAATCCCAAAGACATGAGGAAACAATTTGTCATCAACTGAGACTAGCTAATATGCTGTACCACAAGCACAAATAGTAGCACATAAGAGCATCGAGCATTTAACTGGAAACAGCACACTTAGATCCTTATATTTAACCTTACATTCAAAACTGTTCTTATAACAACAAATTTTAATCATAACCTTTGAATTTTACATGCATTTAATTTATTCAACTTCAAATTGAAGTCGCCTAAAAATTGCCCTTTTCAATCCAAATTTAGCAGTTCTGTTTCAAGTTCATCCCaattgaaaaaataacaaatagaaaCCTCATTCAGAAAAGACAAGAGAGTCAAATAATATATCAATCTGGCAGCGATGGTTAAAAACTGCACACCTTTGTTTTTGGGGAACCACTTAAATGAGAACCAGTATGTACTTCATCATTCTGCAACAAACAAGATCTTTCTTACTTCTATAGTATATACTAAATACCAGACAGAAAATGTAGAGAGGGAGAAGTTGTAAATATTGCAATTGAGATCTGTAAAATAACTGGATCTTACTTTTGAGGTAAAGggtctttgttttcttttcctgTTTCCTACATTACGCTGGTATGCTGCCTCTGCTTCAGGAGCGGCAGCTCCATTTTTACCCAATTTACTTGAAGCAGTGCTTTCGAGCCTAGGAAATACATTACGTGTTTCCACTTTAGACTCATCAATGACATCATGGTTTCCTTCCTTGACTTGTGCAGATGACTCTGAGACACAGAAAACAGTCTATGAATAGACAATCATAAAGTATGGTGGAAAAGGATTTTGATaggatagatagatattttCTTTAGGGGAAAAGGCCAAGTTGTAAAAGATATCAGGCCATTTAAAGAATATCTAGAAGCATGAGTAGAGATAATgaatattgaaaataaaattatttaaagatGAACTAGTCAGAAACTTAGATGCCTTACCAGAGTCAGGGTTTGTTGCTGGCATCATCAAAGA
This window harbors:
- the LOC130713646 gene encoding protein ALWAYS EARLY 3 isoform X1; the protein is MAPSRKSRSVKKKLSNIHEAASSRDKDAANVVKTRQKASAGVQKKRKLADMLGPQWSKEELERFYEAYRKYGKDWKKVALAVRNRSMEMVEALYTMNRAYLSLPEGTASVIGLIAMMTDHYSVLGGSDSGKESNEDAGKPKKSQKRLRGKHLNDNKALDGHFSDHSQSHSVASGDDGCLSLLKKRHSGIKPHAVRKRTPRIPISYSIGKDNGEKLFSLARQGSKQMVDTNDVAHKIALALTEASQRGGGSSKISGSPNKKNMPSSDLKSGKKHVKSEMAEAKLCSSDMDERSSELSLGSTEGDNGDYSRKTIHRSSRENTRRGRTQEKGIRRYEMNLEPVKNVNKHLSDIKEASSGTDDGKNLNFIKSKFDTDFADAKNARSCYKGSRKKSKKLLSEKDESSAFDALNALADLSLMMPATNPDSESSAQVKEGNHDVIDESKVETRNVFPRLESTASSKLGKNGAAAPEAEAAYQRNVGNRKRKQRPFTSKNDEVHTGSHLSGSPKTKVTDEVKKFVVKGKRSSVSTAHSRQMKPPKNMSSSASDKGERDGSSFSPIKVSSTYQVSQVNRVRPIRKMIKPKQMVQSSQQNNFIASLQNNSYSQTVSYFHLCSMTLTELLISYKEIYDYFLLSQGKLINCLSSYQMRRWCTFEWFYSAIDYPWFSKREFVEYLDHVGLGHVPRLTRIEWGVIRSSLGRPRRFSRQFLKEEKHKLNQYRESVRSHYAEFFAGTKEVLPPDLAQPLIVGQRIVAVHPKTREIHDGSILTVDHRRCRVQFDQPELGVEFVMDIDCMPLYPSENMPTSLIRHGISPARINENLNELERNGKVKQRKIPEHRKFPPRENTDTSKGFYSMHGSSTLSKQGFSSSCKSLAKAACCEIGNAQLESIPQPSHLEHVHSKEADILAISELTRALDKKELVLSELKHMNEGVSEDPQYGDKSLRDSEPFKRNYASVLKQLTEANEQVSSALFCLRQRNTYQVSSSLLSLKPMANFDDGGQASSSNCSACHNQESISQSHIADIVESSRRKAQTMVVQAIQAMSVIRKTESKVERIEDAINFINNRLSVDDPTASATNFPPRDSVTLASRDQLTATTLNPLESYLVQYAELNSSSDQNEMKIPSELISHCLATLLMIQKCTERQFPPADVAQVLDSAVTSLQPFCSKNLPVYSEIQKCMGIIRNQILALVPT
- the LOC130713646 gene encoding protein ALWAYS EARLY 3 isoform X2, whose protein sequence is MAPSRKSRSVKKKLSNIHEAASSRDKDAANVVKTRQKASAGVQKKRKLADMLGPQWSKEELERFYEAYRKYGKDWKKVALAVRNRSMEMVEALYTMNRAYLSLPEGTASVIGLIAMMTDHYSVLGGSDSGKESNEDAGKPKKSQKRLRGKHLNDNKALDGHFSDHSQSHSVASGDDGCLSLLKKRHSGIKPHAVRKRTPRIPISYSIGKDNGEKLFSLARQGSKQMVDTNDVAHKIALALTEASQRGGGSSKISGSPNKKNMPSSDLKSGKKHVKSEMAEAKLCSSDMDERSSELSLGSTEGDNGDYSRKTIHRSSRENTRRGRTQEKGIRRYEMNLEPVKNVNKHLSDIKEASSGTDDGKNLNFIKSKFDTDFADAKNARSCYKGSRKKSKKLLSEKDESSAFDALNALADLSLMMPATNPDSESSAQVKEGNHDVIDESKVETRNVFPRLESTASSKLGKNGAAAPEAEAAYQRNVGNRKRKQRPFTSKNDEVHTGSHLSGSPKTKVTDEVKKFVVKGKRSSVSTAHSRQMKPPKNMSSSASDKGERDGSSFSPIKVSSTYQVSQVNRVRPIRKMIKPKQMVQSSQQNNFIASLQNNSYSQTGKLINCLSSYQMRRWCTFEWFYSAIDYPWFSKREFVEYLDHVGLGHVPRLTRIEWGVIRSSLGRPRRFSRQFLKEEKHKLNQYRESVRSHYAEFFAGTKEVLPPDLAQPLIVGQRIVAVHPKTREIHDGSILTVDHRRCRVQFDQPELGVEFVMDIDCMPLYPSENMPTSLIRHGISPARINENLNELERNGKVKQRKIPEHRKFPPRENTDTSKGFYSMHGSSTLSKQGFSSSCKSLAKAACCEIGNAQLESIPQPSHLEHVHSKEADILAISELTRALDKKELVLSELKHMNEGVSEDPQYGDKSLRDSEPFKRNYASVLKQLTEANEQVSSALFCLRQRNTYQVSSSLLSLKPMANFDDGGQASSSNCSACHNQESISQSHIADIVESSRRKAQTMVVQAIQAMSVIRKTESKVERIEDAINFINNRLSVDDPTASATNFPPRDSVTLASRDQLTATTLNPLESYLVQYAELNSSSDQNEMKIPSELISHCLATLLMIQKCTERQFPPADVAQVLDSAVTSLQPFCSKNLPVYSEIQKCMGIIRNQILALVPT